A window from Pseudomonas frederiksbergensis encodes these proteins:
- the xthA gene encoding exodeoxyribonuclease III: MKIVSFNINGLRARPHQLAALIEKHQPDVIGLQETKVHDDQFPLAEVQALGYHVYFHGQKGHYGVALLSRQEPIALHKGFVTDEEDAQRRFIWGTFADTNGVPVTIMNGYFPQGESRDHPTKFPAKERFYSDLQQLLESQFSNDQPVVVMGDVNISPEDCDIGIGPDNMKRWLKTGKCSFLPEEREWMARLKNWGLVDSFRHLNPEVSDRFSWFDYRSRGFEDEPKRGLRIDLIMASHGLLPRVKDAGVDYELRGMEKPSDHAPIWLELS; the protein is encoded by the coding sequence ATGAAGATCGTCTCCTTCAACATCAACGGGCTGCGCGCTCGCCCTCATCAGTTGGCGGCGCTGATCGAAAAGCATCAGCCAGATGTGATCGGACTGCAGGAAACCAAGGTCCACGACGACCAATTCCCGCTGGCCGAGGTTCAGGCGCTGGGCTATCACGTGTATTTCCATGGTCAAAAAGGTCATTACGGCGTCGCCCTGCTCTCGCGCCAGGAACCTATCGCGCTGCACAAAGGTTTCGTCACCGATGAAGAAGACGCTCAGCGCCGCTTCATCTGGGGCACGTTCGCCGACACCAATGGCGTGCCGGTGACCATCATGAACGGCTATTTCCCACAGGGCGAAAGCCGCGATCACCCGACCAAGTTCCCCGCCAAGGAACGTTTTTACAGCGATCTGCAGCAGTTGCTGGAAAGCCAGTTCAGCAACGACCAGCCAGTGGTGGTGATGGGCGACGTGAACATTTCCCCTGAAGACTGCGACATCGGTATCGGCCCGGACAACATGAAACGCTGGCTGAAAACCGGCAAATGCAGCTTCCTGCCGGAAGAACGCGAGTGGATGGCCCGGCTGAAGAACTGGGGCCTGGTGGACAGCTTCCGTCACTTGAACCCGGAGGTGTCCGATCGTTTCAGCTGGTTCGACTACCGCAGCCGCGGTTTTGAGGATGAGCCCAAGCGTGGCCTGCGGATTGACTTGATCATGGCGTCCCACGGGTTGTTGCCACGGGTGAAGGACGCAGGTGTGGATTACGAATTGCGCGGGATGGAAAAACCGTCGGATCATGCGCCGATCTGGCTTGAATTGAGCTGA
- a CDS encoding GNAT family N-acetyltransferase: protein MPETSTVIADIHMLDSGYSREARSLLYQAYRHEPTFGYLFEAERPGYEQRVRATVRELVKQHFLQDLPAIGLLVNDRLIGIALIAPPQRRLGITESWAWRLRMVLSTGFRCTRRYLEYHDAVMACVPSDSVHLLPLLGVHPQFQGKHFGEQLLQAVHNWCAVDEHSEGVILDTGNPRYLEFYKRQGYEEIGEVAVGPIREHVFFHANPQVLQTATA from the coding sequence ATGCCCGAAACTTCCACTGTCATCGCCGATATTCACATGCTCGACAGCGGCTATTCCCGCGAAGCACGTTCGTTGCTGTACCAGGCTTACCGGCATGAGCCGACGTTCGGCTACCTGTTCGAAGCCGAGCGTCCCGGTTATGAGCAGCGGGTCCGGGCTACCGTGCGCGAACTGGTCAAGCAACACTTTCTTCAGGACTTGCCGGCCATCGGCCTGCTGGTCAACGACCGGTTGATCGGCATCGCACTGATCGCGCCGCCGCAACGCCGCCTGGGCATCACAGAGAGTTGGGCCTGGCGTCTGCGCATGGTGCTGAGCACCGGTTTTCGCTGTACCCGACGTTATCTCGAGTATCACGATGCCGTGATGGCTTGTGTGCCGTCCGACTCGGTACACCTGCTGCCATTGCTGGGGGTTCATCCGCAATTCCAGGGCAAACACTTTGGCGAACAATTGCTGCAAGCGGTGCACAACTGGTGCGCGGTGGATGAACACTCCGAGGGCGTGATCCTCGATACCGGGAATCCTCGTTATCTGGAGTTCTATAAGCGTCAGGGCTACGAGGAAATCGGTGAGGTCGCCGTAGGACCGATTCGCGAGCACGTGTTTTTCCACGCCAATCCGCAGGTGTTACAAACAGCAACGGCATAA